A genomic segment from Fusarium fujikuroi IMI 58289 draft genome, chromosome FFUJ_chr04 encodes:
- a CDS encoding probable period clock protein FRQ, with protein sequence MPLNESTSHGTQPPPSSSKTGHPLPRRTSPANSVTLRHHRLAQDASINAGQGSGPAIKPTKTGSPRRNSSGDSHETGHSDPNTWFDQSNQNPTATFDSNVMEVDPPFFQKESDSSNEEKMYYNHQLGPPKLTAAHSSSADDYRSVIDDLTVEIQKLREELKRYKNTGPDMLRKEKLFEIKVHGLPKKKKRELEATLRDFAASLEGSPNASSRQKKNSRHATRENMYSGSGSKHASSSSGSNFRPADSAYASMSTGANSGTSVSRPSMGSQAKSSEAVESYLRDIPEGLYPRHMIMTEKERKKLVVRRLEQLFTGKIGGRHVVKKQPVLPNGSSAALAPVVAETQPTISNTSNSIHEPPALNTSGKEPTREARILPLEQQSGHIGKKSRSADNASASNSNGDNTESGGNGNSTGSGTNPTPPMTTVPEQRPTRPLDLDPDRTQVPADNMDYIRHLGLVPPELLAEQHSQDVHPDAEGWVYLNLLCNLAQLHMINVTPDFVRSAVSGISTKFQLSPDGRKIRWRGGTEGTRFSSDRDEFQSGSSSKNGLKFDPQLCAPSESFHYKPLFAQQDSSGGQTSLDETVSSFGPPEESNIGESRWGLSGSGVSSRRKRRHDGAIIYYSGALFCTDLSGDPGDMSPTTQMRAAGQTQTDQDNFKIPPSPLRRTDSGSFINYRPLTDRGLLSSQQSTAMDVDSEDPPSLTDDADDLSEVDLDFTWSDNAQYMQHFPLEPCGLGGVLPEDHFMVVVSTKRPKQDDLSALQQVGGRRFSENTDSIIRRLATMSTFSPDLGASKSLPATHSLPIEIEYMSGRIKRLAPVSLPPPAIFFPPFSPTESTADDDYDDSDDLDMSSSLRDLVGQQTAQRRSDGYPDGVDLSSGDEEGDEPDDSPNQNIYDINRDPKALPNRPRQAARRTSSAAAAAGTARGASKSNSANPALSHDETSVDTAGAIESGYSSSKESV encoded by the exons ATGCCACTTAACGAAAGCACCTCCCACGGAACGCAACCTCCGCCGTCTTCGTCCAAGACCGGCCATCCTCTACCTCGGCGCACCTCTCCCGCGAATTCTGTCACCCTGCGCCATCACCGATTAGCACAAGATGCATCAATCAACGCCGGCCAGGGCTCAGGACCCGCTATCAAGCCAACTAAGACAGGATCACCTCGACGAAACTCATCGGGCGATAGTCATGAGACTGGCCATAGCGATCCCAACACATGGTTTGACCAGTCAAATCAAAACCCAACGGCAACTTTCGACAGCAACGTTATGGAAG TTGACCCCCCTTTCTTTCAAAAAGAGTCCGATTCTTcgaatgaagagaagatgtaCTACAATCACCAACTTGGTCCCCCTAAACTCACCGCGGCACACAGCAGCAGCGCAGACGATTACAGAAGTGTCATTGATGATCTCACGGTAGAGATACAAAAGCTGAGGGAAGAGCTTAAGCGATACAAGAACACCGGCCCCGATATGCTCCGAAAAGAGAAGCTCTTCGAAATCAAGGTTCATGGactgccaaagaagaagaagagagagttgGAGGCGACACTCCGAGATTTCGCTGCAAGTCTTGAGGGGTCTCCCAACGCGTCATCAAGACAGAAAAAGAATTCCCGACACGCTACTCGCGAAAATATGTATTCTGGATCTGGATCGAAACAtgcctcatcatcttcaggatCAAATTTTCGCCCAGCTGACTCTGCATACGCCTCTATGTCAACCGGCGCCAACTCGGGAACGTCTGTGAGCCGTCCTAGCATGGGCTCCCAGGCCAAGTCGTCTGAGGCGGTTGAAAGTTACCTCCGTGATATCCCTGAAGGGTTGTACCCGAGACACATGATTATGAcggagaaagagagaaagaagcttgtTGTTCGCCGACTTGAACAATTATTCACAGGCAAGATTGGTGGGCGCCATGTggtgaagaagcagcccGTGTTGCCCAATGGAAGTTCTGCAGCCCTAGCACCAGTTGTCGCCGAGACACAGCCCACTATCTCAAACACGTCAAATTCTATCCACGAACCACCAGCCTTGAATACCAGTGGCAAAGAGCCCACGAGAGAAGCTCgaattcttcctcttgagcAGCAATCTGGTCACATTGGTAAAAAGAGTCGATCTGCTGACAATGCATCTGCCTCCAATTCCAATGGCGACAATACCGAGTCCGGCGGTAATGGCAATAGTACAGGGTCAGGCACAAACCCTACTCCTCCTATGACGACCGTACCCGAACAGCGGCCCACACGGCCTCTTGATTTGGACCCTGACCGTACTCAGGTTCCAGCCGACAACATGGACTATATTCGCCATCTAGGCTTGGTACCTCCAGAGCTGCTAGCCGAACAACATAGCCAGGATGTGCATCCCGATGCAGAGGGATGGGTTTATCTGAATTTGTTGTGCAATTTGGCTCAACTTCACATGATTAATGTGACGCCCGATTTTGTCCGCTCAGCTGTTTCAGGGATAAGCACAAAATTTCAGCTGTCGCCTGATGGCCGAAAGATTCGATGGCGGGGTGGAACGGAGGGAACAAGATTCAGCAGTGACA GGGACGAGTTCCAGTCTGGAAGCTCAAGCAAGAATGGCTTGAAGTTTGACCCGCAACTATGTGCTCCATCTGAAAGCTTCCATTACAAGCCCTTGTTCGCTCAGCAGGATTCATCGGGTGGTCAAACATCACTCGATGAAACCGTCTCTTCCTTTGGCCCTCCAGAGGAAAGTAATATCGGTGAATCGAGATGGGGATTGAGTGGCTCAGGAGTCTCCAGCCGCAGGAAGCGCCGCCATGATGGTGCTATCATCTACTATAGCGGTGCTCTATTTTGCACGGATCTATCTGGAGATCCCGGAGATATGTCGCCAACGACACAGATGCGCGCTGCTGGTCAGACTCAGACAGACCAAGATAACTTCAAGATCCCCCCATCACCTCTCAGAAGAACAGATTCTGGTTCTTTCATCAACTATCGGCCGTTGACTGATCGTGGGCTCTTGTCTAGTCAGCAAAGTACAGCGATGGATGTCGATAGTGAAGATCCACCCAGCCTGACGGACGATGCCGACGATTTGAGCGAGGTCGATCTGGACTTCACGTGGTCTGATAATGCACAGTACATGCAGCATTTCCCCCTTGAGCCTTGCGGCTTAGGAGGAGTTTTACCCGAAGACCATTTCATGGTTGTTGTTTCAACCAAGCGACCTAAGCAAGACGATTTGTCTGCGTTACAGCAAGTTGGCGGTAGAAGGTTTAGTGAAAACACGGATAGTATCATTCGGCGATTGGCAACCATGTCAACGTTCTCACCGGACTTAGGAGCTTCAAAATCGCTTCCTGCTACGCACTCTCTTCCCATTGAGATCGAATACATGTCAGGCCGTATCAAGCGGCTGGCGCCAGTTTCGCTGCCTCCCCCTGCAATCTTCTTTCCGCCGTTCAGCCCTACCGAGTCCACAGCCGATGACGATTATGATGATTCAGACGATCTCGACATGTCTTCGTCCTTAAGAGATCTTGTTGGCCAACAAACAGCACAACGCCGTTCAGATGGATATCCTGATGGCGTTGATCTTAGCAGTGGTGACGAAGAAGGTGATGAACCTGATGATTCACCAAATCAGAATATTTATGACATCAATCGAGACCCAAAGGCATTGCCAAATCGGCCCCGGCAAGCCGCACGCCGTACCAGTAGTGCTGCTGCGGCTGCTGGCACTGCTAGGGGTGCAAGCAAGAGTAATAGCGCCAACCCGGCGCTTTCGCATGATGAGACTTCTGTTGATACTGCTGGAGCGATCGAAAGTGGTTACAGCAGTAGCAAAGAAAGCGTTTAA
- a CDS encoding probable phosphoglyceromutase: MSKTDQKACLIVIDGWGIPSADSPQDGDAITNAKTPVMDALYKDSKGYTELEASSLAVGLPEGLMGNSEVGHLNIGAGRVVWQDVVRIDQTIKNGELAQNDVIKKTFQSAAAGNGRLHLCGLVSHGGVHAKQTHLYALLKAAKEYGVPKVFIHFFGDGRDTDPKSGAGYMQELVDTAKEIGIGEIGTVVGRYFAMDRDKRWDRLEIALKGLVLGEGEASEDPVATVKARYERGGDLDRDEFLTPIIVGGDERRIKDDDTVVFFNYRSDRVRQITQLLGDVDRSPLPDFKYPMIKPLVTMTQYKGDYPFEVAFRPQHMGNVLAEWLGKQNVEQVHIAETEKYAHVTFFFNGGVEKVFPLETRDQSQDLVPSNKSVATYDLAPEMSADGVADQVVKRLGEQKFPFVMNNFAPPDMVGHTGVYDAAVIGCEATDKAIGKILEGCKKEGYVLFITADHGNAEEMKFPDGKPKTSHTTNKVPLLMANYPEGWSLKKTDEGVLGDVAPTVLAAMGLPQPEEMTGKSLLQKA; the protein is encoded by the exons ATGTCCAAGACTGATCAAAAAGCCTGCCTCA TCGTCATTGACGGTTGGGGCATTCCCTCTGCCGACAGCCCCCAGGACGGCgatgccatcaccaacgccaagaCCCCCGTCATGGACGCTCTCTACAAGGACTCCAAGGGCTACACTGAGCTCGAGGCCTCATCGCTGGCGGTGGGACTTCCAGAGGGTCTCATGGGTAACTCTGAGGTTGGACACTTGAACATTGGTGCTGGTCGCGTTGTGTGGCAGGATGTTGTCCGAATCGACCAGACCATCAAGAACGGCGAGCTGGCCCAGAATGATGTTATCAAGAAGACTTTCCAgagtgctgctgctggaaacGGCCGACTACACCTCTGCGGTCTTGTCTCCCATGGTGGTGTG CACGCCAAGCAAACCCACCTCTACGCCCTCctcaaggctgccaaggagtATGGCGTGCCCAAGGTCTTCATCCACTTCTTCGGCGATGGCCGTGACACCGACCCCAAGTCCGGCGCCGGCTATATGCAGGAACTTGTCGATACTGCCAAGGAGATTGGCATCGGTGAGATCGGTACCGTTGTTGGCCGATACTTCGCCATGGACCGCGATAAGCGTTGGGACCGCCTCGAGATCGCCCTTAAGGGTCTCGTCCTCGGTGAGGGTGAGGCCTCTGAGGACCCCGTTGCTACCGTCAAGGCTCGATATGAGCGCGGTGGTGATCTTGATAGGGATGAGTTCCTCACTCCCATCATTGTTGGTGGCGATGAGCGCCGCATCAAGG ATGACGATaccgtcgtcttcttcaattACCGATCCGACCGTGTCCGCCAGATCACCCAGCTTCTGGGCGATGTTGATCGATCTCCTCTTCCCGACTTCAAGTACCCCATGATCAAGCCCCTTGTCACCATGACTCAATACAAGGGCGACTACCCCTTCGAGGTTGCTTTCAGGCCCCAGCACATGGGCAACGTCCTCGCCGAGTGGTTGGGCAAGCAAAACGTTGAGCAGGTCCATATCGCTGAGACCGAGAAGTATGCTCACGTCACCTTTTTCTTCAATGGCGGTGTTGAGAAGGTCTTCCCTCTCGAAACCCGTGATCAGTCCCAGGATCTCGTCCCCTCCAACAAGTCTGTCGCTACCTACGATCTTGCACCTGAGATGTCTGCCGATGGTGTCGCCGACCAGGTTGTCAAGCGCCTGGGTGAGCAGAAATTCCCCTTCGTCATGAATAACTTTGCCCCTCCTGACATGGTTGGTCATACTGGTGTCTATGACGCTGCTGTCATCGGCTGTGAGGCCACCGACAAGGCCATTGGCAAGATTCTTGAGGGCTGTAAGAAGGAGGGCTacgtcctcttcatcacagCCGATCACGGCAATGCTGAGGAAATGAAATTCCCTGACGGCAAGCCCAAGACTAGCCATACTACAAACAAGGTGCCCCTTCTCATGGCCAACTACCCCGAGGGCTGGAGCCTCAAGAAGACCGATGAGGGTGTCCTCGGTGATGTTGCCCCTACCGTGCTTGCTGCCATGGGTCTACCTCAACCCGAGGAGATGACTGGcaagtctcttctccaaaaaGCTTAA